The Takifugu rubripes chromosome 3, fTakRub1.2, whole genome shotgun sequence genome contains a region encoding:
- the aar2 gene encoding protein AAR2 homolog encodes MADSRSVVDMDPDVARRLFEEGAFLVLLGVPKGTLLGIDCKSWQVGPRFKGVKMIPPGLHFLHYCSANPPSHGGELGPKTGLFLSLKPREIVLANWDPKIEDLDFSASQNEEELNRIRSNLKDLDPFLGPYPYEVMRKWVSLTDHLRCELANNLQPLSGRVCAFSDVIPELQLTHTEDRAEQPRNDQACQSMKEGLDRLPKMKQREGTELRFSVIPEKTYPPGASPAEITKCSMDFSYALETVLEKNYSLQPLNLLGELQFAFVCFLLGNVYEGFEHWKHLLGLLCRSEESIQKRKELFLGLISVLYHQLGEIPPDFFVDIVSQNNFLTSTLQDFFQFASGPGVDGTLRKRAEKFKAHLTKKFNWDFEADLDDCAPVVVELPEGFTVN; translated from the exons ATGGCTGACAGCAGAAGTGTAGTCGACATGGATCCAGATGTTGCTCGCAGGCTGTTCGAAGAGGGAGCGTTTCTGGTTCTGCTTGGTGTTCCTAAGGGTACACTGCTGGGAATTGACTGCAAGAGTTGGCAAGTTGGCCCTCGCTTCAAGGGTGTGAAGATGATCCCGCCGGGTCTGCATTTCCTTCATTATTGTTCTGCCAACCCTCCAAGCCATGGAGGAGAACTCGGCCCAAAGACtggtctcttcctctctctcaaACCTAGAGAGATCGTGTTAGCCAATTGGGATCCCAAGATTGAAGATCTTGATTTCTCAGCCTCTCAGAATGAAGAAGAGCTTAACCGGATCAGGTCCAACTTGAAAGACCTGGATCCTTTCTTGGGGCCATACCCGTATGAGGTGATGAGGAAATGGGTGTCCCTCACTGACCATCTCAGGTGTGAGCTGGCCAATAACTTGCAGCCACTTTCAGGTCGAGTGTGTGCATTCAGTGATGTCATTCCCGAGctccagctcacacacactgaagatAGGGCAGAGCAGCCGAGGAACGACCAGGCTTGTCAAAGCATGAAAGAGGGGCTGGATAGGCTCCCCAAGATGAAACAGAGGGAAGGAACAGAGCTGCGCTTCTCTGTTATCCCCGAGAAAACGTACCCTCCAGGAGCATCACCTGCTGAGATCACCAAGTGCAGTATGGACTTTAGCTATGCCTTGGAAACAGTACTGGAGAAGAACTACTCACTGCAGCCTCTCAACCTGCTGG GTGAGCTACAGTTTgcctttgtgtgtttcctgcttgGAAACGTATATGAAGGCTTTGAACACTGGAAGCATCTCCTCGGTCTGCTGTGCCGGTCAGAGGAATCGATACAAAAGCGTAAAGAGCTCTTCCTGGGACTCATCTCTGTGCTTTACCACCAGCTTGGAGAAATCCCACCTGACTTCTTTGTAGATATCGTATCTCAGAACAACTTCCTCACCTCTACACTGCAG GACTTTTTCCAGTTTGCATCTGGTCCTGGGGTAGATGGAACCCTCCGGAAGAGAGCGGAGAAGTTCAAAGCTCACCTGACCAAAAAGTTTAACTGGGACTTTGAAGCAGACCTGGATGACTGTGCCCCTGTTGTGGTGGAGCTACCAGAGGGTTTTACAGTCAACTAA